The following are encoded in a window of Doryrhamphus excisus isolate RoL2022-K1 chromosome 16, RoL_Dexc_1.0, whole genome shotgun sequence genomic DNA:
- the LOC131104498 gene encoding R3H domain-containing protein 1-like isoform X6 gives MRMSDKTDTETMKVTEVDDTASHHKDNAIQAGISEKGDREEPGSISTMDNKPVMSFKPNTKLKLVRSLAICEESFPCPILEPSPAPKDDFLLRMLEKEDGATQEQAEKEVCCDKASKADKNQRKMLSRDSSQDYTDSTGIDLHEFLVNTLKSNPRDRIMLLKLEQDILDFIGNNESQKRTFPPMTSYHRMLLHRVAAYFGMDHNVDLTGKSVVINKTTSTRIPDQKFSEHIKDDRADDFQKRYILKRDNSSFDRDDSTIRMRLKADKKSKSMEEREEEYQRARERIFAHDADHFILDRSSQDEDACMRTQQRRQMFRSQAGRSGASWQSSSETEMLPRHSEPRPWSSTDSSDSSNRLAPRPAITKASSFSGISCSLVRGDSSASSKSTGRLSKTGSESCSSVGSSSSSLSRPHRPFTVPASSRPKIPGAPLIYPAADTKGSTLSSMIRRAPLKPTPSTDATNYYVLSLEASGIPPGSVLVNPHTGKTFIHPSSSGIAYGAASAAPPAGRGPHQGKVSPHQLTSAASQQQQANQLHSQPTCPPFQPSSEAVHNPAVSYHLPPPPQFLPVCPNQQYTVPDSLNTQFSRVTLAQQSANNSGAPAADARHYAALYHHSAPVVLQGAPSQQVANYMVAGSSGGHPGMLQGQPVPLPTPGPNHAYPSSMPGHAAFPASSLSQQHTSVLQQHTYIHQPIQQMPTCYCSSTHHPQCSNQQQQQNYRPPVNPLAYNGPHSQNLPQQQVHQPVISSPVSSYQTVVGVQQTPNFALTGAQQSNIGSQMQGMMVQYSPVQSYQQVSVPHQTHQQPMLVSCQPGQGAVAVASMQPCYSLLPPPNQHTTMSSTVSFLPSPMMEQLQFPQNSPPCVAQQNQGQQYTAGLLPPPPGSGMVMLQMAAPPCQQPHTPSPCQQKQPSYKHLGLEHQRSHRPTERPPPYDNTQSSPPSSPALTPSPGQSPTVKGLPTGISSIPVMAHQHQLQLPTVFCPSGQGEAHYSLLGQPLQYKHAIRPPLIHTAHILAKHQAPIGVWRSGHGRKASRKSLPSEHSVGEAAVSSQILKVMDPPEAGRGGEMDL, from the exons CCAGTGATGTCATTTAAG CCTAACACCAAGCTAAAGCTTGTTCGCAGCCTGGCAATTTGTGAGGAATCCTTTCCTTGTCCAATTCTTGAGCCTTCACCTGCACCTAAG GATGACTTCCTCCTTAGAATGTTAGAAAAGGAAGATGGAGCTACACAGGAGCAAGCTGAGAAAGAAGTGTGCTGCGACAAGGCAAGCAAAGCTGACAAAAACCAGAGAAAAATGCTGTCCAGAG ATTCCAGCCAAGACTACACTGACTCTACTGGCATAGATCTCCATGAGTTTTTAGTGAACACATTGAAGAGCAATCCCAG GGACCGAATTATGCTGCTGAAGCTTGAACAGGACATCTTGGACTTCATCGGCAATAACGA AAGCCAAAAAAGAACATTCCCGCCTATGACGTCCTATCACAGGATGCTGTTACACAGAGTGGCCGCCTACTTCGGGATGGACCACAACGTGGACCTCACCGGAAAGTCTGTTGTCATCAACAAAACTACCAGCACAAGAAT ACCCGATCAGAAATTCTCCGAGCACATCAAGGATGACAGGGCAGACGATTTCCAGAAACGCTACATTCTCAAACGAGACAACTCCAGCTTTGATCGCGACGACAGCACG ATTCGGATGCGTTTGAAAGCAGACAAGAAAAGCAAATCGATGGAGGAGAGGGAAGAGGAGTACCAACGAGCCAGAGAAAGGATATTTGCACATGAT GCTGATCACTTCATACTGGATAGAAG CTCTCAGGATGAAGACGCATGCATGCGCACCCAGCAGAGGCGGCAAATGTTCAG GTCACAGGCCGGACGATCGGGTGCCAGCTGGCAAAGCAGCTCAGAGACAGAGATGCTGCCGCGACACAGCGAGCCTCGACCATGGAGCAGCACTGACAGCTCGGACAGCTCCAACCGCCTGGCCCCCCGACCTGCCATCACCAAGGCCAGCAGCTTCAGCGGCATCTCCTGCAGCTTGGTGCGAGGGGACAGCAGCGCCAGCAGCAAGAGCACTGGGAGGCTTTCCAAAACAG GATCAGAATCATGCAGTAGCGTCGGTTCTTCTTCAAGTTCGCTGTCCCGTCCCCACCGGCCTTTCACCGTGCCAGCCTCTTCACGGCCCAAAATCCCAGGAGCACCTTTAATCTACCCAGCTGCAGATACTAAAGGCTCAACACTCTCCAGCATGATCAGGAGGGCCCCGTTAAAGCCAACACCTTCTACTGACGCAACAAATTATTATGTGTTGTCATTGGAGGCCTCAGGGATACCACCTGGCAGCGTTCTGGTGAATCCACACACGG GCAAGACTTTCATTCATCCCAGCAGCAGTGGCATAGCTTATGGTGCGGCCAGTGCTGCACCCCCTGCCGGCAGGGGCCCACATCAGGGCAAGGTGTCGCCACATCAGCTGACCTCTGCTGCAAGCCAGCAACAGCAAGCCAATCAACTCCACTCTCAG CCGACTTGTCCTCCATTCCAGCCGTCCTCTGAAGCCGTCCATAATCCAGCGGTCTCTtaccatcttcctcctcctcctcagttcCTGCCTGTCTGTCCTAACCAACAGTACACTGTG CCTGACTCCCTCAACACCCAATTTAGTCGTGTGACACTGGCGCAGCAGTCGGCCAACAACAGTGGCGCGCCAGCTGCTGATGCCCGCCACTATGCAGCTCTGTATCACCACTCTGCCCCGGTGGTACTGCAGGGAGCACCCTCACAGCAGGTTGCCAACTACATGGTAGCAGGGTCCTCAGGGGGGCACCCTGGAATGCTCCAAGGCCAGCCTGTGCCACTTCCAACTCCAGGTCCTAACCATGCGTATCCCAGCAGCATGCCAGGTCATGCTGCTTTCCCCGCGTCCAGTCTGAGCCAGCAACACACGAGTGTGCTCCAGCAACACACCTACATCCATCAACCAATCCAGCAG ATGCCCACATGCTACTGCTCCTCAACACACCACCCTCAGTGTTCCaaccagcagcaacagcagaacTACCGTCCGCCTGTAAACCCTCTGGCCTACAACGGCCCTCACAGCCAAAACCTGCCACAGCAGCAAG tGCACCAGCCTGTGATTTCAAGCCCTGTGTCCAGTTACCAGACCGTAGTCGGTGTACAGCAAACACCGAACTTCGCTCTCACTGGTGCCCAGCAAAGCAATATTGGCAGTCAAATGCAAGGAATGATGGTTCAGTACTCTCCAGTGCAGTCCTATCAG CAGGTGTCCGTGCCACATCAGACGCACCAGCAGCCAATGTTGGTGTCATGCCAGCCAGGACAGGGCGCGGTGGCAGTTGCTAGCATGCAGCCCTGCTACAGTCTTCTCCCTCCTCCAAACCAGCACACCACCATGAG TTCTACCGTAAGTTTCCTCCCCTCCCCAATGATGGAGCAGCTCCAGTTTCCTCAGAACTCACCCCCCTGTGTTGCCCAGCAGAACCAAGGCCAGCAGTACACAG cAGGGTTGTTGCCCCCGCCCCCTGGCAGCGGTATGGTGATGCTGCAAATGGCAGCGCCCCCCTGCCAGCAGCCCCACACCCCTTCCCCCTGCCAGCAGAAGCAGCCCAGCTACAAACACCTGGGCCTTGAGCACCAGCGCAGCCACCGACCGACTGAACGGCCCCCCCCTTATGACAACACACAG AGCAGCCCGCCCTCGTCCCCGGCACTCACTCCCTCACCGGGCCAGTCGCCCACAGTCAAGGGTCTCCCAACAGGCATCTCATCCATCCCGGTCATGGCCCACCAGCACCAACTGCAGCTCCCTACAGTCTTCTGCCCCAGTGGACAAG GTGAAGCACACTACTCCCTGCTGGGTCAGCCTCTGCAGTACAAACACGCCATCCGACCTCCGCTCATCCACACGGCACACATTTTGGCCAAACATCAG GCTCCAATAGGGGTTTGGCGTAGCGGACATGGAAGGAAGGCCAGCAGAAAGTCTTTACCTTCAGAACACAGTGTAGGTGAAGCAG CAGTGAGCAGTCAGATCTTGAAAGTGATGGATCCTCCAGAAGCGGGCAGGGGGGGCGAGATGGACTTGTGA
- the LOC131104498 gene encoding R3H domain-containing protein 1-like isoform X1 translates to MEGRAAGQVLCLCQHLPKTFAMRMSDKTDTETMKVTEVDDTASHHKDNAIQAGISEKGDREEPGSISTMDNKPVMSFKPNTKLKLVRSLAICEESFPCPILEPSPAPKDDFLLRMLEKEDGATQEQAEKEVCCDKASKADKNQRKMLSRDSSQDYTDSTGIDLHEFLVNTLKSNPRDRIMLLKLEQDILDFIGNNESQKRTFPPMTSYHRMLLHRVAAYFGMDHNVDLTGKSVVINKTTSTRIPDQKFSEHIKDDRADDFQKRYILKRDNSSFDRDDSTIRMRLKADKKSKSMEEREEEYQRARERIFAHDADHFILDRSSQDEDACMRTQQRRQMFRSQAGRSGASWQSSSETEMLPRHSEPRPWSSTDSSDSSNRLAPRPAITKASSFSGISCSLVRGDSSASSKSTGRLSKTGSESCSSVGSSSSSLSRPHRPFTVPASSRPKIPGAPLIYPAADTKGSTLSSMIRRAPLKPTPSTDATNYYVLSLEASGIPPGSVLVNPHTGKTFIHPSSSGIAYGAASAAPPAGRGPHQGKVSPHQLTSAASQQQQANQLHSQPTCPPFQPSSEAVHNPAVSYHLPPPPQFLPVCPNQQYTVPDSLNTQFSRVTLAQQSANNSGAPAADARHYAALYHHSAPVVLQGAPSQQVANYMVAGSSGGHPGMLQGQPVPLPTPGPNHAYPSSMPGHAAFPASSLSQQHTSVLQQHTYIHQPIQQMPTCYCSSTHHPQCSNQQQQQNYRPPVNPLAYNGPHSQNLPQQQVHQPVISSPVSSYQTVVGVQQTPNFALTGAQQSNIGSQMQGMMVQYSPVQSYQQVSVPHQTHQQPMLVSCQPGQGAVAVASMQPCYSLLPPPNQHTTMSSTVSFLPSPMMEQLQFPQNSPPCVAQQNQGQQYTAGLLPPPPGSGMVMLQMAAPPCQQPHTPSPCQQKQPSYKHLGLEHQRSHRPTERPPPYDNTQSSPPSSPALTPSPGQSPTVKGLPTGISSIPVMAHQHQLQLPTVFCPSGQGEAHYSLLGQPLQYKHAIRPPLIHTAHILAKHQAPIGVWRSGHGRKASRKSLPSEHSVGEAAVSSQILKVMDPPEAGRGGEMDL, encoded by the exons CCAGTGATGTCATTTAAG CCTAACACCAAGCTAAAGCTTGTTCGCAGCCTGGCAATTTGTGAGGAATCCTTTCCTTGTCCAATTCTTGAGCCTTCACCTGCACCTAAG GATGACTTCCTCCTTAGAATGTTAGAAAAGGAAGATGGAGCTACACAGGAGCAAGCTGAGAAAGAAGTGTGCTGCGACAAGGCAAGCAAAGCTGACAAAAACCAGAGAAAAATGCTGTCCAGAG ATTCCAGCCAAGACTACACTGACTCTACTGGCATAGATCTCCATGAGTTTTTAGTGAACACATTGAAGAGCAATCCCAG GGACCGAATTATGCTGCTGAAGCTTGAACAGGACATCTTGGACTTCATCGGCAATAACGA AAGCCAAAAAAGAACATTCCCGCCTATGACGTCCTATCACAGGATGCTGTTACACAGAGTGGCCGCCTACTTCGGGATGGACCACAACGTGGACCTCACCGGAAAGTCTGTTGTCATCAACAAAACTACCAGCACAAGAAT ACCCGATCAGAAATTCTCCGAGCACATCAAGGATGACAGGGCAGACGATTTCCAGAAACGCTACATTCTCAAACGAGACAACTCCAGCTTTGATCGCGACGACAGCACG ATTCGGATGCGTTTGAAAGCAGACAAGAAAAGCAAATCGATGGAGGAGAGGGAAGAGGAGTACCAACGAGCCAGAGAAAGGATATTTGCACATGAT GCTGATCACTTCATACTGGATAGAAG CTCTCAGGATGAAGACGCATGCATGCGCACCCAGCAGAGGCGGCAAATGTTCAG GTCACAGGCCGGACGATCGGGTGCCAGCTGGCAAAGCAGCTCAGAGACAGAGATGCTGCCGCGACACAGCGAGCCTCGACCATGGAGCAGCACTGACAGCTCGGACAGCTCCAACCGCCTGGCCCCCCGACCTGCCATCACCAAGGCCAGCAGCTTCAGCGGCATCTCCTGCAGCTTGGTGCGAGGGGACAGCAGCGCCAGCAGCAAGAGCACTGGGAGGCTTTCCAAAACAG GATCAGAATCATGCAGTAGCGTCGGTTCTTCTTCAAGTTCGCTGTCCCGTCCCCACCGGCCTTTCACCGTGCCAGCCTCTTCACGGCCCAAAATCCCAGGAGCACCTTTAATCTACCCAGCTGCAGATACTAAAGGCTCAACACTCTCCAGCATGATCAGGAGGGCCCCGTTAAAGCCAACACCTTCTACTGACGCAACAAATTATTATGTGTTGTCATTGGAGGCCTCAGGGATACCACCTGGCAGCGTTCTGGTGAATCCACACACGG GCAAGACTTTCATTCATCCCAGCAGCAGTGGCATAGCTTATGGTGCGGCCAGTGCTGCACCCCCTGCCGGCAGGGGCCCACATCAGGGCAAGGTGTCGCCACATCAGCTGACCTCTGCTGCAAGCCAGCAACAGCAAGCCAATCAACTCCACTCTCAG CCGACTTGTCCTCCATTCCAGCCGTCCTCTGAAGCCGTCCATAATCCAGCGGTCTCTtaccatcttcctcctcctcctcagttcCTGCCTGTCTGTCCTAACCAACAGTACACTGTG CCTGACTCCCTCAACACCCAATTTAGTCGTGTGACACTGGCGCAGCAGTCGGCCAACAACAGTGGCGCGCCAGCTGCTGATGCCCGCCACTATGCAGCTCTGTATCACCACTCTGCCCCGGTGGTACTGCAGGGAGCACCCTCACAGCAGGTTGCCAACTACATGGTAGCAGGGTCCTCAGGGGGGCACCCTGGAATGCTCCAAGGCCAGCCTGTGCCACTTCCAACTCCAGGTCCTAACCATGCGTATCCCAGCAGCATGCCAGGTCATGCTGCTTTCCCCGCGTCCAGTCTGAGCCAGCAACACACGAGTGTGCTCCAGCAACACACCTACATCCATCAACCAATCCAGCAG ATGCCCACATGCTACTGCTCCTCAACACACCACCCTCAGTGTTCCaaccagcagcaacagcagaacTACCGTCCGCCTGTAAACCCTCTGGCCTACAACGGCCCTCACAGCCAAAACCTGCCACAGCAGCAAG tGCACCAGCCTGTGATTTCAAGCCCTGTGTCCAGTTACCAGACCGTAGTCGGTGTACAGCAAACACCGAACTTCGCTCTCACTGGTGCCCAGCAAAGCAATATTGGCAGTCAAATGCAAGGAATGATGGTTCAGTACTCTCCAGTGCAGTCCTATCAG CAGGTGTCCGTGCCACATCAGACGCACCAGCAGCCAATGTTGGTGTCATGCCAGCCAGGACAGGGCGCGGTGGCAGTTGCTAGCATGCAGCCCTGCTACAGTCTTCTCCCTCCTCCAAACCAGCACACCACCATGAG TTCTACCGTAAGTTTCCTCCCCTCCCCAATGATGGAGCAGCTCCAGTTTCCTCAGAACTCACCCCCCTGTGTTGCCCAGCAGAACCAAGGCCAGCAGTACACAG cAGGGTTGTTGCCCCCGCCCCCTGGCAGCGGTATGGTGATGCTGCAAATGGCAGCGCCCCCCTGCCAGCAGCCCCACACCCCTTCCCCCTGCCAGCAGAAGCAGCCCAGCTACAAACACCTGGGCCTTGAGCACCAGCGCAGCCACCGACCGACTGAACGGCCCCCCCCTTATGACAACACACAG AGCAGCCCGCCCTCGTCCCCGGCACTCACTCCCTCACCGGGCCAGTCGCCCACAGTCAAGGGTCTCCCAACAGGCATCTCATCCATCCCGGTCATGGCCCACCAGCACCAACTGCAGCTCCCTACAGTCTTCTGCCCCAGTGGACAAG GTGAAGCACACTACTCCCTGCTGGGTCAGCCTCTGCAGTACAAACACGCCATCCGACCTCCGCTCATCCACACGGCACACATTTTGGCCAAACATCAG GCTCCAATAGGGGTTTGGCGTAGCGGACATGGAAGGAAGGCCAGCAGAAAGTCTTTACCTTCAGAACACAGTGTAGGTGAAGCAG CAGTGAGCAGTCAGATCTTGAAAGTGATGGATCCTCCAGAAGCGGGCAGGGGGGGCGAGATGGACTTGTGA
- the LOC131104498 gene encoding R3H domain-containing protein 1-like isoform X9, which yields MEGRAAGQVLCLCQHLPKTFAMRMSDKTDTETMKVTEVDDTASHHKDNAIQAGISEKGDREEPGSISTMDNKPVMSFKDDFLLRMLEKEDGATQEQAEKEVCCDKASKADKNQRKMLSRDSSQDYTDSTGIDLHEFLVNTLKSNPRDRIMLLKLEQDILDFIGNNESQKRTFPPMTSYHRMLLHRVAAYFGMDHNVDLTGKSVVINKTTSTRIPDQKFSEHIKDDRADDFQKRYILKRDNSSFDRDDSTIRMRLKADKKSKSMEEREEEYQRARERIFAHDADHFILDRSSQDEDACMRTQQRRQMFRSQAGRSGASWQSSSETEMLPRHSEPRPWSSTDSSDSSNRLAPRPAITKASSFSGISCSLVRGDSSASSKSTGRLSKTGSESCSSVGSSSSSLSRPHRPFTVPASSRPKIPGAPLIYPAADTKGSTLSSMIRRAPLKPTPSTDATNYYVLSLEASGIPPGSVLVNPHTGKTFIHPSSSGIAYGAASAAPPAGRGPHQGKVSPHQLTSAASQQQQANQLHSQPTCPPFQPSSEAVHNPAVSYHLPPPPQFLPVCPNQQYTVPDSLNTQFSRVTLAQQSANNSGAPAADARHYAALYHHSAPVVLQGAPSQQVANYMVAGSSGGHPGMLQGQPVPLPTPGPNHAYPSSMPGHAAFPASSLSQQHTSVLQQHTYIHQPIQQMPTCYCSSTHHPQCSNQQQQQNYRPPVNPLAYNGPHSQNLPQQQVHQPVISSPVSSYQTVVGVQQTPNFALTGAQQSNIGSQMQGMMVQYSPVQSYQQVSVPHQTHQQPMLVSCQPGQGAVAVASMQPCYSLLPPPNQHTTMSSTVSFLPSPMMEQLQFPQNSPPCVAQQNQGQQYTAGLLPPPPGSGMVMLQMAAPPCQQPHTPSPCQQKQPSYKHLGLEHQRSHRPTERPPPYDNTQSSPPSSPALTPSPGQSPTVKGLPTGISSIPVMAHQHQLQLPTVFCPSGQGEAHYSLLGQPLQYKHAIRPPLIHTAHILAKHQAPIGVWRSGHGRKASRKSLPSEHSVGEAAVSSQILKVMDPPEAGRGGEMDL from the exons CCAGTGATGTCATTTAAG GATGACTTCCTCCTTAGAATGTTAGAAAAGGAAGATGGAGCTACACAGGAGCAAGCTGAGAAAGAAGTGTGCTGCGACAAGGCAAGCAAAGCTGACAAAAACCAGAGAAAAATGCTGTCCAGAG ATTCCAGCCAAGACTACACTGACTCTACTGGCATAGATCTCCATGAGTTTTTAGTGAACACATTGAAGAGCAATCCCAG GGACCGAATTATGCTGCTGAAGCTTGAACAGGACATCTTGGACTTCATCGGCAATAACGA AAGCCAAAAAAGAACATTCCCGCCTATGACGTCCTATCACAGGATGCTGTTACACAGAGTGGCCGCCTACTTCGGGATGGACCACAACGTGGACCTCACCGGAAAGTCTGTTGTCATCAACAAAACTACCAGCACAAGAAT ACCCGATCAGAAATTCTCCGAGCACATCAAGGATGACAGGGCAGACGATTTCCAGAAACGCTACATTCTCAAACGAGACAACTCCAGCTTTGATCGCGACGACAGCACG ATTCGGATGCGTTTGAAAGCAGACAAGAAAAGCAAATCGATGGAGGAGAGGGAAGAGGAGTACCAACGAGCCAGAGAAAGGATATTTGCACATGAT GCTGATCACTTCATACTGGATAGAAG CTCTCAGGATGAAGACGCATGCATGCGCACCCAGCAGAGGCGGCAAATGTTCAG GTCACAGGCCGGACGATCGGGTGCCAGCTGGCAAAGCAGCTCAGAGACAGAGATGCTGCCGCGACACAGCGAGCCTCGACCATGGAGCAGCACTGACAGCTCGGACAGCTCCAACCGCCTGGCCCCCCGACCTGCCATCACCAAGGCCAGCAGCTTCAGCGGCATCTCCTGCAGCTTGGTGCGAGGGGACAGCAGCGCCAGCAGCAAGAGCACTGGGAGGCTTTCCAAAACAG GATCAGAATCATGCAGTAGCGTCGGTTCTTCTTCAAGTTCGCTGTCCCGTCCCCACCGGCCTTTCACCGTGCCAGCCTCTTCACGGCCCAAAATCCCAGGAGCACCTTTAATCTACCCAGCTGCAGATACTAAAGGCTCAACACTCTCCAGCATGATCAGGAGGGCCCCGTTAAAGCCAACACCTTCTACTGACGCAACAAATTATTATGTGTTGTCATTGGAGGCCTCAGGGATACCACCTGGCAGCGTTCTGGTGAATCCACACACGG GCAAGACTTTCATTCATCCCAGCAGCAGTGGCATAGCTTATGGTGCGGCCAGTGCTGCACCCCCTGCCGGCAGGGGCCCACATCAGGGCAAGGTGTCGCCACATCAGCTGACCTCTGCTGCAAGCCAGCAACAGCAAGCCAATCAACTCCACTCTCAG CCGACTTGTCCTCCATTCCAGCCGTCCTCTGAAGCCGTCCATAATCCAGCGGTCTCTtaccatcttcctcctcctcctcagttcCTGCCTGTCTGTCCTAACCAACAGTACACTGTG CCTGACTCCCTCAACACCCAATTTAGTCGTGTGACACTGGCGCAGCAGTCGGCCAACAACAGTGGCGCGCCAGCTGCTGATGCCCGCCACTATGCAGCTCTGTATCACCACTCTGCCCCGGTGGTACTGCAGGGAGCACCCTCACAGCAGGTTGCCAACTACATGGTAGCAGGGTCCTCAGGGGGGCACCCTGGAATGCTCCAAGGCCAGCCTGTGCCACTTCCAACTCCAGGTCCTAACCATGCGTATCCCAGCAGCATGCCAGGTCATGCTGCTTTCCCCGCGTCCAGTCTGAGCCAGCAACACACGAGTGTGCTCCAGCAACACACCTACATCCATCAACCAATCCAGCAG ATGCCCACATGCTACTGCTCCTCAACACACCACCCTCAGTGTTCCaaccagcagcaacagcagaacTACCGTCCGCCTGTAAACCCTCTGGCCTACAACGGCCCTCACAGCCAAAACCTGCCACAGCAGCAAG tGCACCAGCCTGTGATTTCAAGCCCTGTGTCCAGTTACCAGACCGTAGTCGGTGTACAGCAAACACCGAACTTCGCTCTCACTGGTGCCCAGCAAAGCAATATTGGCAGTCAAATGCAAGGAATGATGGTTCAGTACTCTCCAGTGCAGTCCTATCAG CAGGTGTCCGTGCCACATCAGACGCACCAGCAGCCAATGTTGGTGTCATGCCAGCCAGGACAGGGCGCGGTGGCAGTTGCTAGCATGCAGCCCTGCTACAGTCTTCTCCCTCCTCCAAACCAGCACACCACCATGAG TTCTACCGTAAGTTTCCTCCCCTCCCCAATGATGGAGCAGCTCCAGTTTCCTCAGAACTCACCCCCCTGTGTTGCCCAGCAGAACCAAGGCCAGCAGTACACAG cAGGGTTGTTGCCCCCGCCCCCTGGCAGCGGTATGGTGATGCTGCAAATGGCAGCGCCCCCCTGCCAGCAGCCCCACACCCCTTCCCCCTGCCAGCAGAAGCAGCCCAGCTACAAACACCTGGGCCTTGAGCACCAGCGCAGCCACCGACCGACTGAACGGCCCCCCCCTTATGACAACACACAG AGCAGCCCGCCCTCGTCCCCGGCACTCACTCCCTCACCGGGCCAGTCGCCCACAGTCAAGGGTCTCCCAACAGGCATCTCATCCATCCCGGTCATGGCCCACCAGCACCAACTGCAGCTCCCTACAGTCTTCTGCCCCAGTGGACAAG GTGAAGCACACTACTCCCTGCTGGGTCAGCCTCTGCAGTACAAACACGCCATCCGACCTCCGCTCATCCACACGGCACACATTTTGGCCAAACATCAG GCTCCAATAGGGGTTTGGCGTAGCGGACATGGAAGGAAGGCCAGCAGAAAGTCTTTACCTTCAGAACACAGTGTAGGTGAAGCAG CAGTGAGCAGTCAGATCTTGAAAGTGATGGATCCTCCAGAAGCGGGCAGGGGGGGCGAGATGGACTTGTGA